From Rhodamnia argentea isolate NSW1041297 chromosome 10, ASM2092103v1, whole genome shotgun sequence, a single genomic window includes:
- the LOC115729642 gene encoding thioredoxin-like 3-1, chloroplastic: MSVLAPTPHVLLREVCPREHHHHLRGLSGVSSLSLHRPPIGDRSRSLGCPRIARPDTRAGAFWPDSSSHAVAEMEPIEDCDQLDQVLQRARELSQPILIDWMAAWCRKCIYLKPKLEKLAAEYESKIRCYCVDVNKVPQSLVKRGNVSKMPTLQVWKDGEMKEEVIGGHKAWLVIEEVRAMIQKYV; this comes from the exons ATGTCTGTTCTAGCGCCGACTCCTCACGTCCTCCTCAGAGAAGTCTGTCCCCGagagcaccaccaccacctccgggGGCTGAGCGGCGTCAGCTCTTTGTCTCTCCATAGACCGCCCATCGGCGATCGGAGTAGGAGCTTGGGCTGCCCGAGGATCGCGAGGCCGGACACGAGAGCAGGGGCGTTTTGGCCCGACTCCTCGAGCCACGCCGTTGCGGAGATGGAGCCCATCGAGGACTGTGATCAGCTGGACCAGGTTCTTCAGCGCGCTCGCGAGCTCTCCCAACCCATTCTCATCGATTG GATGGCTGCTTGGTGTCGGAAATGCATTTATCTGAAGCCGAAGCTAGAGAAGTTGGCTGCCGAGTACGAAAGCAA AATCAGATGCTATTGTGTAGATGTCAACAAAGTTCCTCAGTCCCTTGTGAAGCGCGGAAATGTCTCT AAAATGCCAACTTTACAG GTATGGAAAGATGGAGAGATGAAAGAAGAAGTAATTGGAGGACACAAGGCTTGGCTTGTCATTGAAGAAGTAAGAGCAATGATCCAAAAGTACGTTTGA
- the LOC115733736 gene encoding polygalacturonase inhibitor-like, with translation MELAPASLSSKAVHRNPPPSTMSPPGLLSLLLILLPRPATAAIRPSEDKQVLPQTRSALNNPYLLTTWNKDSDCCKWYGVECHDQTHCVVALAFQCSDLPRIPSEVGDVTYLQELIFHKLTNLTDPIPQSLTRLK, from the coding sequence ATGGAACTCGCCCCAGCCTCCTTATCATCCAAAGCTGTCCACCGCAACCCACCGCCGTCTACAATGTCCCCCCCCGgcctcctctccctcctcctcatcctcctcccccGCCCCGCCACTGCGGCCATCCGCCCCTCGGAGGACAAGCAAGTTCTCCCCCAAACCAGGTCCGCCCTCAACAACCCTTATCTCCTCACCACCTGGAACAAGGACTCCGACTGCTGCAAATGGTATGGCGTGGAGTGCCACGATCAGACCCACTGCGTCGTCGCCCTCGCCTTCCAGTGCTCCGATCTCCCCAGGATCCCCTCCGAAGTCGGCGACGTCACTTACCTCCAAGAGCTTATCTTCCACAAGCTCACCAACCTCACCGACCCAATTCCCCAGTCTTTGACCAGGCTCAAATAA
- the LOC125316768 gene encoding polygalacturonase inhibitor-like: MSPARLILLLLLPLLSSFLLRPASAVLCHPEDKEVLLRIKSALNNPYLLASWNPDTDCCYWYCLKCDRKTHRVISLFFLASDLPGQFPSAISDLTYLQDLTLHKLSNFSGPIPESLTKLKYLNFLSLDWLNLTGPIPSFLGQLKNLTYLNLSFNKFTGGIPTSLSTIPGLGYVGLDRNQLTGKIPASLANLKGNNPYLILSHNGLSGELPATFAGVDFGRLDLSRNRLQGDASLLFGRSKSTSIIDISRNQFEFDLSKVEFNESLTSLDMNHNKIYGSIPKAMAGLELQFLNVSYNRLCGEIPVGGRLQSFDASVYIHNRCLCGAPLPSCK; the protein is encoded by the coding sequence ATGTCCCCTGCCcgcctcatcctcctcctcctcctgcccctcctctcctccttcctcctccgccCCGCCTCCGCTGTCCTCTGCCACCCGGAGGACAAGGAGGTCCTCCTCCGTATAAAGTCCGCCCTCAACAACCCCTACCTCCTCGCCTCCTGGAACCCGGACACCGACTGCTGCTACTGGTACTGCCTCAAGTGCGACCGCAAGACCCACCGCGTcatctccctcttcttcctcgcctCCGACCTTCCCGGCCAATTCCCTTCCGCCATCAGCGATCTCACCTACCTCCAAGACCTCACCCTCCACAAGCTCTCCAACTTCTCCGGCCCCATCCCAGAGTCCCTCACCAAGCTCAAGTACCTGAATTTCTTGAGTCTCGACTGGCTCAACCTCACCGGCCCAATCCCGTCCTTCCTCGGTCAGCTCAAGAACCTCACCTACCTCAACCTCTCCTTCAACAAGTTCACCGGCGGCATCCCCACCTCCCTCTCCACCATCCCCGGCCTCGGCTACGTCGGCCTCGACCGTAACCAGCTCACGGGGAAGATTCCGGCTTCCCTCGCCAACCTCAAGGGAAACAACCCCTACCTCATCCTCTCCCACAACGGCCTCTCCGGCGAGCTCCCGGCGACCTTCGCCGGCGTCGACTTCGGGAGGCTCGACCTGTCCCGGAACAGGCTTCAGGGGGACGCGTCGCTGCTGTTCGGGAGGAGCAAGAGCACGTCCATCATCGACATCTCGAGGAACCAGTTCGAGTTCGACCTGTCGAAGGTGGAGTTCAACGAGAGCCTGACGTCCCTGGACATGAACCATAATAAGATATATGGGTCGATCCCGAAGGCCATGGCGGGTCTGGAGCTCCAGTTCCTGAACGTGAGCTATAACCGGCTGTGCGGGGAGATTCCAGTGGGCGGGCGGCTGCAGAGCTTCGATGCCTCAGTGTACATCCACAACCGGTGCCTGTGCGGTGCTCCTCTCCCCAGCTGCAAGTGA